Proteins from a single region of Theobroma cacao cultivar B97-61/B2 chromosome 10, Criollo_cocoa_genome_V2, whole genome shotgun sequence:
- the LOC18587412 gene encoding stress response protein NST1 — protein MKRKKWSELEEQTLLSKYSDLLNSGTLSKLKTREKKFKPVADHVNSVHHLQDPITFPFKWSWRDVSIKVQNMRHQYLGVKQKIRISKDEFNWKDGENHWENFLKYKEVFGDVELEVKGKKGSESNGNGSDLFEDCCDLGFEIDSEDFEEEEEDDGVDGDGDGDDGGEEKVGSEGEFGGEREFGDVGISRVRKSRKSLGGSKGFGLLGTQVLELRDVVVRREEKRKEREFVREKGEMEREQKRRELEFGKEKRWSEREERVEDREMELEERELVWARREGDRRLRLEKELDEERRRRRRMEEKREEEEMDWKERLVGLQIEHEKTMMQMHMDACQNQMQILGVMARLFCQFYGSANDGLGAGLGGLPPQVLQNLQHPGGLGDNVKPDSNSPSEFI, from the coding sequence ATGAAACGAAAGAAGTGGTCAGAGCTTGAAGAACAAACCCTTTTGTCCAAATACTCTGATCTTCTCAATTCAGGAACTTTATCTAAACTGAAAACCAGAGAGAAAAAGTTCAAGCCTGTAGCTGACCATGTTAACTCAGTCCATCATCTTCAAGATCCCATTACTTTTCCTTTCAAATGGTCTTGGCGTGATGTGTCTATTAAGGTTCAAAACATGAGGCACCAGTATTTGGGGGTGAAGCAGAAGATTAGGATTTCAAAGGATGAGTTTAATTGGAAAGATGGTGAGAATCATTGGGAAAACTTTTTGAAGTATAAAGAGGTTTTTGGTGATGTGGAACTTGAAGTTAAAGGGAAGAAAGGAAGTGAAAGTAATGGTAATGGGAGTGATTTGTTTGAGGATTGTTGTGACTTGGGTTTTGAAATTGATAGTGAGGATTTTgaggaggaagaggaagaCGATGGTGTTGATGGGGATGGGGATGGGGATGATGGTGGTGAGGAGAAGGTAGGGAGTGAGGGTGAGTTTGGAGGAGAGAGGGAATTTGGTGATGTTGGTATTTCTCGGGTTCGAAAATCGAGGAAAAGTTTAGGAGGAAGTAAGGGGTTTGGTTTGCTTGGGACACAAGTTTTGGAGTTGAGAGATGTGGTGGTGAGGagggaagaaaaaaggaaggaaagagagtttgtaagagagaaaggagagatGGAGAGGGAGCAAAAGAGGAGAGAGTTGGAATTTGGCAAGGAGAAGCGATGGAGTGAGAGGGAGGAGAGGGTGGAGGATAGGGAAATGGAGTTGGAGGAAAGGGAGTTGGTCTGGGCTAGGAGGGAGGGTGACAGAAGATTGAGGTTAGAGAAGGAATTGGATGAggagaggaggaggaggaggagaatGGAGGAGAAGCGCGAAGAGGAAGAGATGGATTGGAAGGAGAGGTTGGTGGGATTGCAGATTGAACATGAGAAAACAATGATGCAAATGCATATGGATGCATGCCAGAACCAAATGCAGATTCTTGGGGTTATGGCTAGACTCTTTTGTCAGTTTTATGGTTCAGCAAATGATGGATTAGGAGCTGGTTTGGGGGGTTTGCCTCCTCAAGTTTTGCAAAATTTGCAGCATCCTGGAGGTTTAGGTGACAATGTGAAGCCTGATTCCAATTCTCCTTCTGAATTCATCTAG